TGGGAGTTTTGGGATGGGGGTGTTTAAGTGCTGGGGAGTTGGAAGGGTCAGTGCTGTGCCCTGAGGAGCCAGATGGCTGGAGAGCAAGTCTAAACACTTGAAGGTGGGTATCCGATAGAAGATCTGTGCCCTGAGAGTGTGCTCACAGATCCTGAGTTTGGGGCAATGGCTGGACTCCAAGCTCCAGGAGCTTGAAATACCCCCGGGAATCCAGAGCACAGAGCCTTGGATTCCCCATACAGCAGTCCTAGTGTGTGGGTGGCCAGGAAGCGATGGATCTGTGACAACCATCATGATGTATGTATAATGGCATCTTGGTGTGGTCTGTAGTCTCTATTAAGAGTGTACTGTTTGGAGAAGGTGGTGTGGGCAGGGAAGGGTGGCAGTGGATCATCTAGCAAAGATAGAAATTTAAAATAGGTGGCTGAACTCTTAATTAAGGTTATCAATGTCAGCTTGTCAGCCCCATGTGGATGGGTGGGGTTGTGAGAGGTTATAATCCTAATGTTAGTTTGGGTCACCAGTATCTTTTTTTCAAATTAGTCCCAAAATAAGATAGTCATGTTAGCATTTTATTAGGGAAAGTCTGAATAAAGATTTTCTTGTGTAAGTTTGGCCAGGGGAAAATAATGATGCTTTTTGGGACAGTAGAAGCATCACTTCTAGCCAGTCGTCTATGCTAGCAGGAACCACActgaggctgagattttcaaagccatcaaAGAGATATGGATGCATAATTTTAATGGAAactgggtgcctaaatcccttagggCTGAGATATTCCAAAGCCACCTAGTAGCCATGTTGAAATAATGAATGTTtgtgaaaaatacagaagaaaattGTGTAGCAGAATTTGGTTTAGAAGGTTTGTTCTTCCTAAGTTTTTTGTCACTATTTGGTTTGAGTTTTGAAATTAGAGCACTGTTTTTCCTGGCCATTGATTTAACTAAATGTCCATGTCCCAGAGGACAGGAAGCTGTTATACAAGGAAGTACAGGGCTACTGTGCACCTCTCCAGCCTTTCCCTACACAAATCTTGCATATTGCTGTTTTGTGTGTCTTCCTTGCTGTATCAGTGGGAGGAAAAATAACATGCACAGGGTAATGCTTCCTACTAGAGGATTTATGTGGCCAGTAGTAAAATGTTTATGAATAATGCTGAGGGTCTATAGTTCTTGGATCACAGCAGGAAAAGAGAAGGAAGCTGTGCATTACATAGCAAATCCACCGTTGCAGCAGATAATTACCAGTCCAGTTACTTCACCACTGTTCTGCCTTCTTTCTTTCTGCAGCATGCATGGTTGCAAGAACCCtacctttgctttgtttttattttgttttggtttttgggtttttttaagtgcatcATCAGACCTTTACTTTTCACTGCCCATCTTTCCTGAGGGATCCTTGCTCGATGGCTTACTTAGTGTGTAGCATTGTAACTTTCCCCTCACCCTTCCAAACTTTGTTAGTAGGTGCCAAGAAATATCTTGTTCTCCCAGGAAAAGGTTTGGAGCTGACTGTTTGAAAAGCAGTAGTTGTTCCTGGATATAGGATTGGCAGGACAGCCATGCAGGCTGCTCGTCATGATGCCTTCCCAGTTTGTAGGGCTTAACATTAATACAGAAAAATAGAACTTTTCCCTTGTGTGTTAACAGCAGGCTCTTCAACATGGGTAATAGTTAGATGGGGAAGAGATGTAAGAGACAAGGAGAAATATACAATATACAAATGATTATTGTACTTTCTCAGCCAAAAAACTTAGAAGGGCTGATTGGACATGTACCATCTCTTGTTAACAAGGGTGGGAGTGTGGCCCAGCAATGCTTCGTATAGGCACAAACAAGACCAAAGCTCACAATGAAAATCCGTGAAGTGAAGGCAGTTAAAAGGCAGTGGTGTGAAGAATGTGTTTTTTCACTGGCAgaaattctcattgatttttttGAGAGTGGCACCTGGATGCTATGATGGTGGGCACTTCAGAAATGGCTAGACAGACACTATTCCCGTGGCACACTGAAAGGCAGCTTAGCTAACCACCACTATGTTTTAGCCATTCTCATACTTGTAAAACAAACAGACTTGGAAATTTCTAAACTCTGCAGCTCTGAGGGTTTCGAAATCAGATACTAAGATATTTCCCCTTGTTGATCTGTATTACTGTCTTAAGACCGTCCCCAGACTTGTTCCACCCCTCATGATCAATGTTTGATCTTCCTAATTTTAATTCAGCAGGTcataagaaaaagcaaaaatatcTTGTTTCTGTGACCCTAAAATAACCTAGGAAGAAGAGTAAATACCATACAACAGTTAGCCAACTAAAACAGGAATATCCAATTGTGCTGAATATTTATTGTTTGAAAAGTATTCTGCTAAGAAGCGGAAGCTTTAGAAAAACATATTCCTAGCATTAAAAAGAAATAGCCATGAGagtacagcacctcctttgtggtggttttatatgcattttaaatggggagagggaaggggaagtgCCACATGATTCATACCAAACTAGTTAAAACCCAGCCAGTTTCTTGGATTTGGTATAAATATTTATAGCGTgtaaggggatttttttttaatatggtggTTCTTGCTAAAGACCTTTAGATGTCCTCTTCTGACATCTGGTGTGCATTGCTGCTGTTTCACCCCCAGCCTTCAGCTTTCATGCTGTGGCATCTTGGGAAAGCTATCACAGTCACTCTGTGGTCAGCTTAAATTAAATCACATGGAGCCATCTGAGAGAGTGCTGACATGCACAGTTTTCCTGCTGAACAGTCTGAAACCAGTGGCTACAGTTAAGAGGTGAACTTTTCACTGCTGCCCTATTCTAGACAACAGACTGCATCATTCACCAGAAAACTCCAAAGCTGGAGCGATGAAGATGTCCAGCACTAGTACTGATCCTTACAGCAGCATGGCTGGTTCTTTCTCTCCAGTGTCCCCCTTCCTTCCAGTATTTCTGCAACTAAGGTATCTGTGACACAGCTTAGTTTATTAGCCAACAATTAGAAatcctcttctttgagaatctTGAAAGTCCTACTTCCTAGCAGTGTAGGTAACTGCCTGGCGGTACTACAGCACTTGCCTTAGGAAGCACAGAATTTATGTTTGCAGTGGATTAAATTCACCACCACCCTAATTGGTTACACGTGGCTCTCACTGAGTCTATATAGAAATGAATGTGATTAGTGAAACAACTGTTTGAATACGCTTTGTGAGGTATTTTGCACTTCCAGCACCTTTAATCCAAAGGATCTTAGTTTTTGATAGGCTCTAATTCAGCCTTCCAACAAGCCTGTGAAATAGGCAAATATTATCCCTAGTTACAGATGGGGAGAGTGAAGAAAAGAGAGGTTAAGGGACTTGGTCAAgttcacacagtgaatcagtggcaaagctgggaatgggactCAGAACTCCTGACTTTACAGTCCTTTGCCTCAACCAGTAAACCATATCATGATCTCAATCTGTTAGTGACCTAGATATGCTTTCAATTATCTGCTTTTGaaatatgcaaataaaaattCCAGTGAGTCACCTATGTCAGGAAAATTTAGCATGTGTCTTAAAGCTCAGTGTCTGAACTAAATCCTTTCTCCTTTGTTAGCATGGGATGGGATAAACAGAGCCTTTAGTGCCTCCCAAAGGGGCCCTGCCTCCCAGCTATAATGAACCCTGGTGTCTCCCTGAATTGAACATAACTGAGGAAAGTTTTAGGATTCCTACTAATTGGGTGCTAACTGTCCTAAAAAAAGATTATTCGGAGTGGCCTTGAAAGGAGCCAGAATTCCGTCCCTCTCCCCAACAGTATGAACCAGGGCAGGTGCTCTGCAGACATCAGCTGGTTTGTTTATACTTTTGTGTTCCATGTTCTAGAGAGTTGTGAGGTTCAAGAAAAAAATGTGGCCAGACACACTGCtagtttgttttatgtttgtttccaAAAATCTGTCAATACATCTGAAATACTGGAGGTGGTGTGGGGCGGGGAGACTCCAGCTAAGTTGCTATCCAGCTGTGGGATCCTGGGCGTGCTGCAACGAGGCAGAGTTCCACAAAAGCCAGGGTAAGATCATGTTTACCTCTGTGGCCAGTGGCACCAGTCTCCCAGCTGAAGACATCACCCATGCTGTCCAATGACCACGGCTTTCCCATTCACTAATTCGTAACTGGAGTTTGGAGCAGCACAAGCTCTATTGCAGGTTGGAGCATATGCCATATTTAATAGGTGGTGGACAGTGGAGGTACACCAAGGTTTTTAAATATGCACTTTTAAGGTAATGCAGGGAAGTGTTACCCTAAGAGAGTTGGAACTGGTATACTTTCTAGTAGTCCAGAACTATTGAAGCAAGTAATTAGCTGGAATGTAATATTATGATAGTGCATAGTTGGAGATTTGGTTGCTAGAGTTCTTGGATCAGTTGCTGTTCTCACATGAGTGATGGGCAGAAACACCAGTGAAATCTGGATCTTGTTTCTAGCAGTCTGTCCAGAGATCCCTGTGTTTGCTGTGCTGAATGTAGGGGTGATTGATGGAGGCATGTTTCTGCTTCTTTGACTGGAAGAAATATTGAGCCTGAAGGCAGGTGAGCCAAGAAAAGAGTGCACCAGCAAAGGACTAAGAAAATCCTTTGGGGCTGGGTGAGAGAGCAAGACAATGGAGTCCTGGCTGAAGTCCTTTGAGATGTAGAATGCGCCCTGGCTGATCTCAGGACCATCCACCCAGAGTGCCTCAGAGGCTCTGATTTATGCTCATTCCCTCAGTTTCCAGGAGCTCTGACAAACTTATCCTGGTTGACCAGAAATCTCTGGTCGGTGGTAGGAAATCCTGTCCAGTCAGCGTGTAATTTCTCAGTAGTAGACACAGCCCTTCCTCTATCTTTCCTGTCTGACTTAGCTTCCTCTCTGTGAAAGGTTTATTGGAAGTGAGGTTGTAACGTGGGCCCTCAAACCACCATCCTCTGCTTAAAATAAATTGGCCAGCTCTTGCTCTGAAGTACAGTCCCATCAGTCCTTTAACACCCCAGGACagactgcttcctgcagctcactTAGTCTCTGATAACATCTATTACAGTCACTATGAAGAGGTGCATTTTAATGAGAGGGAATAGCCAGCTTCTTTTTCTGagactgagggcttggctacacttgcgagttacagcgcattaaaggagccccgggcacactagctcactaccagtcctcactggcaaggcacgtagagcgctctgactccgtggcTGGTCCGCTCCTGGTACTTCACCTCAGTGAGTGGAATAAAGTTTTGTGCTCCCCCACTGGAGTGCCGCAGTGCTAGTGTGGATGCCCTGGCctgttaatgcgctctgatcgcctccagaagtgtcccataatgcctgttctagccactctggtcatcactttgaagtctactgccctgccctcaggtgaccaaccatcagacccgccctctaaattttctgggaattttgaaaatccccttcctgtttgctcagccaggcgtgaaGTGCTCTCatcaaatctttccaggtgaccatgcttccacgcaccaggtgatccccagtatggaaCAATGGCGAGGTGttttgggggaggaagctgtccagtctcagctgcgctccagccataggaattacgataccttcgggcacatacaaagggacatgatggaaaggggccattacaaggatgcactgcagtgcaggattaaagtgaaggagctgcggaatgcctaccgcaaagcccgcgaggcaaaccgctgctccggtgctgcccctgcgacctgccatttctacaaagagctggacgcgatactttggggcgaccccacctccactccgagtaccaacATGAATACTTCacagcccagttcaacaaggcgggaagaggaagaggagcagcaaagcaggagcaagggcgctgaggtggaggaagacactccggaatccctagatgcatgcagccaggagctgttctcaagccaggaggaaggtagccagtcgtggaggctggtgcttggggaaggacaaataccagaggaggttcccggtaagcagcttttattttgggaaggaagttattcagtgTGGTATCTCGGGgtaggagggttagggctgcatgcatgcctagatgcagaatagggcgttgatgtgctctctcacatcgtggtaatcggCTCAGTGATTTCTTCagaggtctcatccagaacttgggcaatgcgcttgcgcaggtttctcagGAGAGTCACTGTGTTCCTTGTCGCAGTAAGACTAACTTGTCCGCACCACTGTGCCGTGAAGGGAGGGgtgaccattgctgcacacaggcaagctgcattacagtagaagaccctcccttgcttcccaggtcaccctcagcagcgagatatcttccaggaagaatccctgtggaaagtgtggggacagtgttcagtataggggcgcCCTGCCGCtattggctctccccaaggcacagaaatccagaggacagtacagctgtgaaacaatcagtcacgcttgaccctgtgcttgcTTACTATTTTGGGGCTCCCTTGGATTATGTGCGCATGCTTTGGGATGGGCacattatgctattgtgtagactgtgcttgcccttaagtacgggggaatcattgctctgtctggtgtgaacaatgctgcctctattaagtgttgcattttgcctttacagctgcaaccttgagatctcagccgtccgtgttatcaccagcagaaagactccaaagaatcagaaagaggccacgtagaagcaaggaagacatgttgcatgaagtaatgcagcattcaagtaatgaaaatcgaaaagtgcaggagtggcaggacagtgaaaggaggatctgccagcagaatgaggaccGCCGGCACAAAAGTGtggtgctccggcagcaaagtaCGGATCGGTTGATAAGCAAAATGGAGTGCCAAGCGGACTCAATCCAGgcactcgtagccatgcaggcggagcactaccgtgCCCGAGCCCCcttgcagcccttgtcccaaaactctttcccttgtgcccccatgtcacctccaacccacttttcccaacatccgggttcttaccgccaccagctgcctccaacacctgtagcttcaccacccagccctgaagacTACGActcttacccactgcactcaacccccatcaccatgcagtatagccatcctgaagtgcagcactcattgcacagcactccagacaggaaggctgagtatgataacaggacatacgcaaatctgtgattgtacctttccccaccccaccccattgccctttctgtttcccaagcagttgtgtttcttttcaataaatgaattttcttttcaataaatggattttttggctttgaaaacattctttattattgcataaagtaaaagataccttagcccaggaaagaaacaggcactgcaagtcagtgtagcaaacacagattcctactaacattggaaccactgcacttcactcccgtgcagggcaccagacgttactggtggctttcagcctcaaattgctccctcaggcatccctaatccttgcagccctgtgctgggcccctctaatggCCCTGCTCTTTGGCTGTTCAGATTCAgtctccaggtgttgaacctccgagttccatgcctgagtgaatcgttcacccttcccttcacaaatgttatagaGGGTACAGCATGTGCATATAACCGCGGGGATggtgtcatcggccaggtccagcttcccatacagagagcgccagtggCCCTtaaaacagccaaaagcacactccacagtcattctgcaccggttcagcctgttgttgaacaactccttgctgctgtcaaggctccctgtttagggtttcatgagccaaggcattaaagggtaagtggggtctgCAAGGATCACAataggcatttcaacttcccctacggtgatcttctggtctgggaaaaaagtcccggcttgcagcttcctgaacaggacagtgttccgaaagatgcgtgcatcatgcaggTTTCTGGGCCAgtctgcgttaatgtcaatgaaacgcccacagtgatccacaagcgcctggagaactatagagaaataccccttcctaTTAACctactcagaggctaggtgggctgctgccagaattggaatgtgtgtgccatctattgcccctccgcagttagggaaacccatttgtgaaaagccatccacaatgtcatgcacgttacctggagtcacggttcttctgagcaggatgcgattaatggctcTGCAAACTTGTATCAACacaattccaacggtcgacttccccactccaaactggttagcgaccgatcggtagctgtctggagtggccagcttccagattgcaatagccacccacttctccaccgtcagggcagctctcaagctcgtgtccttgcgccgcagggtgggggcgagctcctcacacagtcccatggaagtggcttttctcatccgaaagttctgcagccactggtcatcatcccagacttgcatgacgatgtgatcccaccactcagtgcttgtttcccaagcctaAAAGCGGCG
The sequence above is drawn from the Natator depressus isolate rNatDep1 chromosome 7, rNatDep2.hap1, whole genome shotgun sequence genome and encodes:
- the LOC141991511 gene encoding uncharacterized protein LOC141991511, which gives rise to MEQWRGVLGEEAVQSQLRSSHRNYDTFGHIQRDMMERGHYKDALQCRIKVKELRNAYRKAREANRCSGAAPATCHFYKELDAILWGDPTSTPSTNMNTSQPSSTRREEEEEQQSRSKGAEVEEDTPESLDACSQELFSSQEEGSQSWRLVLGEGQIPEEVPAATLRSQPSVLSPAERLQRIRKRPRRSKEDMLHEVMQHSSNENRKVQEWQDSERRICQQNEDRRHKSVVLRQQSTDRLISKMECQADSIQALVAMQAEHYRARAPLQPLSQNSFPCAPMSPPTHFSQHPGSYRHQLPPTPVASPPSPEDYDSYPLHSTPITMQYSHPEVQHSLHSTPDRKAEYDNRTYANL